In Pseudomonas saudiphocaensis, one DNA window encodes the following:
- a CDS encoding acyl-CoA dehydrogenase, protein MTLLWLLVLLLGIAVIAHLRVSPVPALAIVAVYLLLMGTVGDAPVWLMIILWLMLIAVAVPLLVADLRIKYISAPMFDWFKKVLPPISATERDAIEAGSVWWDGELFSGRPDWNILLGYPKARLTEEEQAFLDGPTETLCAMVSDWDIGQRLDLPPQAWDYIKAEGFFALIIPKEYGGKGFSAYAHSQIVMKLATRSGDLASTVMVPNSLGPAELLMHYGTEGQRNHYLPRLANGTDIPCFALTGPYAGSDAGAMNDSGVICRGMWQGEEVLGLRLNWEKRYITLGPVATLLGVAFKTYDPEHLLGSEENLGISLALIPTDTAGVEIGRRHLPLGAAFMNGPNWGKDVFVPLDAIIGGREMIGKGWMMLMNCLSVGRSISLPATGVSAAKTCSYVSGRYAQIREQFNVPLAAFEGIQEPLARIGGNAWLMDSARILTANAVDMGEKPSVLSAILKYHLTERGRQCITDAMDIHGGKGIILGPKNYLGRLWLSAPISITVEGANILSRNLMIFGQGAIRCHPFVLREMELVQEPDRDVAVQKFDSLLMQHIGFAVGNTAGTLVLGLTFGLLGKAPGSDLMRPYFRALNRIAAAFAMLADLSMMLLGGELKRRERLSARLGDVLSHLYLASAALKRYQDLGHPAEQAPLLRWALEDCLCKAEQALADTLANFPNRILGCVLQVLVFPFGARHTGPSDELDAEIAAILGRPEGDAALEQILDGLYRPDSADEPLGALREAFAVLAETQPLNRKLQQAIKRGELAPTTGQDVTEAALEAGLLSVEEGARLRSAEAARRKVIDVDDFSKEELESQVGRVR, encoded by the coding sequence ATGACCCTGCTCTGGTTGCTTGTTCTCCTGCTTGGCATCGCCGTGATCGCACACCTAAGGGTTTCGCCCGTACCGGCGCTGGCCATTGTTGCGGTGTACCTATTGCTGATGGGCACCGTGGGCGATGCTCCGGTATGGCTGATGATCATTCTCTGGTTGATGCTCATCGCCGTTGCCGTACCGCTATTGGTTGCAGACCTGCGGATCAAATACATCAGCGCACCGATGTTCGACTGGTTCAAGAAGGTCCTGCCGCCGATATCCGCCACCGAGCGCGATGCCATCGAAGCCGGCAGCGTCTGGTGGGACGGCGAACTATTCAGCGGTCGGCCGGACTGGAACATTTTGCTGGGCTATCCGAAAGCCCGGCTGACCGAGGAAGAACAGGCGTTTCTCGATGGCCCTACCGAAACTCTTTGCGCGATGGTCAGCGACTGGGATATCGGCCAGCGTCTGGACCTGCCGCCGCAGGCCTGGGATTACATCAAGGCTGAAGGCTTCTTCGCGCTGATCATTCCCAAGGAGTACGGCGGCAAGGGCTTCTCCGCCTACGCGCATTCACAGATCGTGATGAAGCTGGCCACCCGGAGCGGCGACCTCGCCAGCACCGTCATGGTGCCCAATTCGCTCGGACCGGCTGAACTGCTGATGCATTACGGCACCGAGGGTCAGCGCAATCATTATTTGCCGCGTCTGGCCAACGGCACCGATATTCCCTGTTTCGCGCTAACCGGCCCCTATGCCGGCTCGGATGCGGGCGCGATGAACGACAGTGGGGTGATCTGTCGAGGCATGTGGCAGGGCGAAGAAGTGCTCGGCCTCCGCCTCAATTGGGAAAAACGCTACATCACCCTCGGGCCGGTGGCGACCCTGCTTGGGGTCGCCTTCAAAACATATGACCCCGAGCATCTGCTCGGCAGCGAAGAAAACCTGGGGATCAGCCTGGCGCTGATTCCCACGGATACTGCCGGCGTCGAAATTGGCCGGCGCCATCTGCCATTGGGTGCGGCCTTTATGAACGGGCCGAACTGGGGCAAGGATGTGTTCGTCCCGCTGGACGCCATCATTGGTGGTCGTGAAATGATCGGCAAGGGTTGGATGATGCTGATGAACTGCCTGTCGGTCGGCCGCTCCATCTCGCTACCGGCAACGGGCGTCAGCGCGGCCAAGACCTGCAGCTATGTCAGTGGTCGCTATGCTCAGATTCGCGAGCAGTTCAATGTGCCGCTGGCAGCCTTCGAAGGTATCCAGGAGCCGCTGGCACGCATCGGCGGCAACGCATGGCTGATGGACAGCGCACGCATCCTCACTGCCAACGCCGTGGACATGGGCGAAAAGCCTTCGGTGCTCTCGGCCATTCTTAAGTACCACCTGACCGAGCGCGGCCGCCAATGCATTACCGATGCCATGGATATTCACGGTGGCAAGGGCATCATCCTTGGGCCGAAGAACTATCTGGGCCGTCTATGGCTGTCCGCCCCGATCTCCATCACCGTGGAAGGCGCCAACATCCTTTCGCGTAACCTGATGATTTTTGGCCAGGGCGCGATTCGCTGCCATCCGTTTGTGCTGCGTGAAATGGAGTTGGTACAGGAGCCGGATCGCGATGTGGCCGTGCAAAAGTTCGACAGCTTGCTGATGCAGCATATCGGTTTCGCGGTCGGTAACACCGCCGGCACGCTGGTGCTCGGTTTGACGTTCGGGCTGCTCGGCAAAGCGCCGGGCAGCGATCTGATGCGTCCTTATTTCCGCGCGTTGAACCGTATTGCAGCGGCCTTCGCCATGCTGGCCGACCTGTCCATGATGCTGCTCGGGGGCGAACTCAAGCGCCGCGAACGACTTTCGGCGCGCCTGGGCGATGTGCTTAGTCATCTTTATCTGGCATCCGCCGCGCTCAAGCGTTATCAGGACCTGGGCCATCCGGCAGAGCAAGCCCCCTTGTTGCGCTGGGCCCTGGAGGACTGCCTGTGTAAGGCCGAGCAAGCGTTGGCTGATACCCTCGCCAACTTCCCCAACCGAATCCTCGGCTGTGTGCTGCAGGTGTTGGTGTTCCCCTTTGGCGCACGCCATACAGGGCCGTCTGATGAGTTGGATGCCGAGATCGCCGCTATCCTCGGTCGCCCTGAAGGGGACGCGGCCCTTGAGCAGATTCTCGATGGTCTCTATCGACCGGATAGCGCGGACGAGCCGCTCGGTGCGCTTAGGGAGGCCTTCGCCGTTCTTGCCGAAACCCAGCCGCTGAACAGGAAGTTGCAGCAGGCCATCAAGCGTGGAGAGCTGGCGCCGACTACCGGGCAGGACGTGACTGAGGCGGCGCTGGAGGCCGGCTTGCTCTCAGTCGAGGAGGGGGCGAGGCTGCGCAGCGCCGAAGCAGCTCGGCGCAAGGTCATCGATGTGGACGACTTCAGCAAGGAAGAGCTGGAGTCGCAGGTCGGGCGGGTACGCTAG